One region of Alcanivorax sediminis genomic DNA includes:
- a CDS encoding phosphoenolpyruvate synthase yields MNALIASSHEAGFLPLTEIGGKASNLAWLSDNAFPVPAWSVLTVSAFRQQLRSEGIDAWIEQCIARIDSKDPASVADAASRIQDRILAMPLDAEIRVAIADVIAGREGVRFAVRSSVVDEDGDAASFAGQMDSQLYCLGQEAIEKAVLVVMASAFNERALIYRLHRGVSLEHIQAAVILQEMVDSDVAGVMFTAHPVTGSRRHALISGTWGCGEGIVSGLCVADEFTVELDGSTIDSTIQEKDTYLVMHDGGHGTVEREVEERRRLQPVLTTEQIIALRDLGKQVANLKRFPQDIEWALKDGELYLLQTRPVTSLPANTSVKAHPLVWDNSNIQESYCGVTTPLTFSFAQRAYTTVYTQTLRVLGVREEVIEAHRGMLENMLAFVRGRIYYNINNWYRGLLFLPSFSTNKEDLERMMGLQDPVDMIQDQTLTFIEKLKRLPQLLRALIRMLSGFRKMPLMVADFRQHFENTYQDFDRSTLHTRSPGELIRLARHLDKVLLDNWTTPIINDFYVMMSNGKLHRFLVKAGISDPGIIQNNLLSGEAEIESTEPTKMLLGMCDYLRERPSLRRLVVNGDNQDMLKRLRHADPNFHALCQEYIERYGDRVMGELKLESITLRQDPGFMFSVLRNFLSRDDLTLEALNNRESALRHETENTIFPQVEAALGRRQRRKFENVLQQCRSAIKHRENMRLARTRTFALYRDIFIEIGNQLAFYGNLDAPRDIFWLTVDELYAWNDGRAVQTDWKPLVAARQAEYQGYHDEEPPHHFITHDVPYLHNEYRYPHEQTIDEDASTLRGIGCYPGVVEGNIRLIFSPDDELNLNGQILCTVRTDPGWAPLFPTAGGLLVERGSTLSHSAVVARELGIPAVVGVPGLTAILKDGEAVRMDGAAGTIHRCASELSGEADDAA; encoded by the coding sequence ATGAATGCACTTATCGCATCCTCCCATGAGGCAGGCTTTCTCCCTCTGACCGAGATTGGGGGCAAGGCATCAAACCTGGCCTGGCTCAGCGACAATGCCTTCCCTGTTCCTGCCTGGTCAGTGTTGACGGTATCAGCCTTCCGACAGCAGCTGCGTAGTGAAGGGATTGATGCCTGGATTGAGCAGTGTATTGCCCGCATCGATTCAAAAGATCCCGCCTCCGTTGCTGATGCGGCTAGCCGCATTCAGGATCGTATTCTGGCTATGCCTCTGGATGCCGAGATCCGGGTGGCAATTGCCGACGTTATTGCCGGTCGTGAAGGGGTTCGTTTTGCGGTTCGCTCGTCCGTGGTGGATGAGGATGGCGATGCCGCCTCCTTTGCCGGGCAAATGGATTCGCAGTTGTACTGTCTGGGGCAAGAAGCCATTGAGAAAGCGGTGCTTGTGGTCATGGCCAGTGCGTTTAACGAGCGGGCACTGATTTACCGGCTTCACCGCGGGGTTTCGCTGGAGCATATCCAGGCGGCGGTGATCCTGCAGGAAATGGTCGACAGTGATGTGGCAGGGGTCATGTTTACCGCTCATCCGGTGACCGGAAGTCGTCGCCATGCATTGATCTCCGGGACATGGGGATGCGGTGAGGGCATCGTCTCCGGGCTGTGTGTGGCCGATGAATTTACGGTCGAACTGGATGGCTCTACCATTGATTCTACCATCCAGGAAAAAGATACCTACCTGGTGATGCATGACGGCGGGCACGGGACCGTCGAACGAGAGGTTGAGGAGCGTCGGCGGCTCCAGCCTGTGCTCACCACGGAGCAAATCATCGCGCTGCGAGATCTTGGCAAGCAGGTCGCCAATCTGAAACGGTTTCCCCAGGATATTGAGTGGGCTCTGAAAGATGGCGAGTTGTATCTCTTGCAGACCCGCCCGGTCACTTCGTTGCCAGCCAATACCAGCGTCAAAGCGCACCCCCTGGTCTGGGACAATTCAAATATTCAGGAATCCTATTGTGGCGTGACCACGCCGCTGACGTTTTCGTTCGCGCAGCGGGCCTATACCACGGTCTATACACAAACGTTGCGGGTGCTGGGAGTCAGGGAAGAGGTGATTGAGGCGCACCGTGGCATGCTGGAAAACATGCTGGCCTTTGTGCGTGGCCGTATTTATTACAACATCAACAACTGGTATCGGGGGCTGCTCTTCCTGCCGTCATTCTCGACGAACAAGGAAGATCTGGAGCGCATGATGGGGCTGCAGGATCCTGTCGATATGATCCAGGATCAAACCCTCACGTTCATCGAGAAACTGAAGCGGTTACCTCAGTTGCTGCGGGCGCTGATTCGCATGTTGTCCGGGTTCCGCAAGATGCCGCTGATGGTGGCTGACTTTCGACAGCATTTTGAGAATACCTATCAGGATTTTGATCGCAGTACCCTGCATACCCGGTCGCCAGGTGAGTTGATTCGTCTGGCTCGGCATCTCGACAAGGTGTTACTGGATAACTGGACGACGCCAATCATCAATGATTTTTATGTGATGATGAGCAATGGCAAGCTGCATCGCTTTCTGGTCAAGGCAGGCATCAGCGACCCGGGGATTATCCAGAATAATCTGCTCTCAGGTGAGGCGGAGATCGAAAGTACCGAGCCCACCAAAATGTTGCTCGGGATGTGTGACTATCTTCGGGAACGGCCTTCACTCAGACGCTTGGTGGTGAACGGCGATAATCAGGATATGCTCAAACGCCTCCGTCACGCCGATCCGAATTTTCATGCTTTGTGTCAGGAGTATATCGAGCGCTATGGCGACCGCGTGATGGGCGAGCTGAAGCTGGAGTCGATTACCTTGCGCCAGGATCCGGGGTTCATGTTCTCGGTGCTGCGTAATTTCCTCAGCCGGGATGACCTGACACTGGAGGCACTGAATAACCGTGAGTCGGCATTGCGCCATGAAACGGAAAATACCATTTTCCCGCAGGTGGAAGCTGCATTGGGGCGTCGTCAGCGCCGCAAGTTCGAGAATGTGCTGCAGCAATGCCGCAGTGCGATCAAACATCGTGAAAACATGCGTCTGGCCAGAACGCGTACCTTTGCACTGTATCGTGATATTTTTATCGAAATCGGCAACCAGCTGGCCTTCTACGGCAACCTCGATGCACCGCGGGATATCTTCTGGCTCACCGTGGACGAACTCTATGCCTGGAATGATGGGCGTGCCGTCCAGACAGACTGGAAGCCGCTGGTGGCTGCCCGTCAGGCAGAGTATCAGGGATATCACGATGAAGAGCCGCCGCACCATTTCATTACTCATGATGTGCCCTATCTTCACAATGAATACCGCTATCCCCACGAGCAAACCATTGATGAAGATGCCTCCACATTGCGTGGCATCGGCTGCTATCCCGGTGTGGTGGAAGGCAATATCCGGCTGATTTTCTCTCCGGATGACGAGCTGAACCTCAACGGTCAGATTCTTTGCACCGTGCGCACGGATCCCGGCTGGGCGCCGCTTTTTCCCACTGCCGGCGGGTTGCTGGTGGAACGGGGTTCCACGTTATCCCATTCCGCCGTGGTAGCCCGGGAGTTGGGGATTCCTGCGGTGGTCGGTGTGCCGGGGTTAACCGCCATCCTCAAGGATGGGGAAGCTGTGCGGATGGATGGTGCGGCGGGCACGATCCATCGTTGCGCCAGTGAGTTATCAGGTGAGGCTGACGATGCAGCCTGA
- a CDS encoding UbiA prenyltransferase family protein — MNEESVSQTLKGAEENVGLGLDSPLYRRVLAWMNERFPFANALLFFILYLSAASVARLPDAALIGYVDVVGCIVTWSFFLLLRIFDEHKDYAIDVQNHPQRVLQSGLITLFHLRVMGGIAIALQLAWSLYRDGGLGYAAVSWGAMMFWTCLMGKEFFCGAWLEKRLTLYAFSHMLVMPLIILWLAKIANPQAAVDTNMIILMVLGFVGGFCFEITRKAKGAEEERATIDSYSKIFGVNGVSLIILLLTLIMLVLQIWLMQRIAGALPIIALLPSLLWLLCVWLVLSYRKRPTESARKKNEAIVALVMLSSYACIAGEALFVAA, encoded by the coding sequence ATGAACGAAGAATCAGTATCACAGACATTGAAGGGCGCTGAAGAGAATGTGGGGTTGGGGCTCGATAGCCCGCTCTATCGTCGTGTGCTGGCGTGGATGAACGAGCGTTTTCCGTTCGCTAATGCATTGCTGTTTTTCATTCTGTACCTGAGCGCTGCCAGTGTGGCGCGGCTGCCCGATGCGGCACTGATCGGTTATGTGGATGTTGTCGGCTGTATCGTGACCTGGTCATTCTTCCTGCTGCTACGCATTTTTGACGAACATAAAGACTATGCGATTGATGTGCAGAACCACCCACAGCGTGTTCTGCAAAGTGGGCTCATCACCCTTTTTCATCTACGTGTTATGGGTGGCATCGCCATCGCCCTGCAACTCGCCTGGTCGCTGTATCGCGACGGAGGCTTGGGTTATGCCGCTGTGTCCTGGGGCGCGATGATGTTCTGGACATGCCTGATGGGGAAGGAATTCTTCTGCGGAGCCTGGCTTGAAAAACGTCTGACACTGTATGCCTTCAGCCACATGCTGGTCATGCCGCTGATCATTCTCTGGTTGGCAAAGATTGCGAATCCTCAGGCCGCCGTGGATACCAACATGATCATCCTCATGGTGCTTGGATTTGTTGGCGGCTTCTGCTTCGAAATTACCCGCAAGGCAAAGGGGGCAGAGGAGGAGCGGGCTACCATTGATTCCTACTCGAAAATTTTCGGGGTTAACGGGGTCAGCCTCATCATCCTGCTGCTGACCTTGATCATGCTGGTGCTGCAAATCTGGTTGATGCAGCGCATTGCGGGTGCCCTGCCCATCATTGCCTTGCTGCCTTCCTTACTGTGGTTGCTCTGTGTCTGGCTGGTGCTTTCCTATCGGAAGCGACCTACCGAATCAGCACGAAAAAAGAATGAAGCGATTGTGGCGCTTGTCATGTTGAGTAGCTACGCCTGCATCGCGGGTGAAGCCCTGTTCGTCGCTGCTTGA
- a CDS encoding AMP-binding protein, giving the protein MFPLPDSGNLVELICQQIERGGGRLAIRIPDMDGNTLLGEDSISWRQLGAEMAACQHGLQRLGLAVDDQVVVVLKPGLRLYTLTLALLASGMVPIFVDPGMGLKKVRQAMASVEPKLLITYRHVRRFARWLPELRKVPSLVVDGPAEHKNSLAGLYLPVEQALPVCVARDKKDIGLITFTSGSTGAPKGSNRTHYSLIAQHFTLQAHLPASANEIEMPCLPVLVIHNLCNGVSSILPRVSLNAQAAGDGMQLLKQMQSEGITRLACAPAFLDVIAEAALARGVSVPTLHTVAVGGATVPAALCDKVSRAFPQAQVHIVYGSTEAEPISSITVQEWYKAAAVSGYRVGPAAHGCEICIANLSGEIATEEALMALRQPAGKVGEVLVSGEHVLDSYYNNDAANAALKIPRAQGGVWHRTGDCGYLDDRGQLVLTGRLGDRLHWDGVWLDVYPVERRLDQLPGVRRSALIQVGLHHYVFLEADNTDRKTLHQQVSAALVDMACPPMTLIWLDTMPVDGRHNSKIDRPLLRERAARYRFRLRRRFLPVAGAHEKRLLP; this is encoded by the coding sequence ATGTTTCCGCTTCCCGATAGTGGCAACCTTGTCGAGTTGATCTGCCAGCAGATTGAGCGTGGCGGTGGCAGGCTAGCCATTCGTATTCCTGACATGGACGGCAATACGTTATTAGGCGAGGACAGTATCAGCTGGCGACAGCTCGGTGCGGAGATGGCTGCTTGTCAGCATGGGCTGCAACGGCTCGGGCTTGCTGTGGATGATCAGGTCGTGGTCGTACTGAAGCCCGGCTTGCGTCTTTATACCCTGACGCTGGCCTTGCTGGCCTCGGGGATGGTGCCGATCTTTGTGGATCCCGGCATGGGATTGAAAAAGGTTCGCCAGGCCATGGCCTCTGTCGAGCCGAAGCTGTTGATAACCTATCGGCACGTGCGGCGGTTTGCGAGATGGCTGCCGGAGTTGCGCAAGGTGCCAAGCCTGGTGGTGGATGGGCCAGCAGAACACAAGAACAGCCTGGCCGGATTGTACTTGCCGGTGGAGCAGGCTCTGCCGGTCTGCGTAGCCCGGGACAAGAAAGACATTGGTCTTATCACGTTCACCTCTGGAAGCACTGGGGCGCCGAAGGGTTCCAATCGCACCCATTACAGCCTCATTGCCCAGCACTTCACCCTGCAGGCGCACTTGCCGGCCAGCGCAAACGAAATCGAAATGCCCTGCTTGCCGGTATTGGTGATCCATAACCTCTGCAACGGCGTGAGCAGCATCCTGCCGCGGGTCTCGCTCAATGCGCAGGCGGCGGGCGATGGCATGCAATTATTGAAGCAGATGCAATCGGAGGGCATTACCCGATTGGCCTGTGCGCCGGCTTTTCTTGATGTGATCGCGGAGGCTGCATTGGCCAGAGGGGTGAGTGTGCCCACCTTGCACACCGTTGCCGTGGGTGGCGCTACAGTGCCTGCCGCTCTCTGTGACAAGGTCAGCCGTGCTTTCCCTCAGGCGCAGGTGCACATTGTTTATGGCTCCACCGAAGCGGAACCGATCAGCAGTATCACCGTACAGGAATGGTATAAGGCGGCTGCTGTCTCGGGGTACCGGGTTGGTCCCGCGGCGCATGGTTGTGAAATCTGTATCGCCAATCTTTCCGGGGAGATTGCTACGGAGGAGGCGCTGATGGCGCTGCGCCAGCCAGCAGGAAAAGTGGGTGAGGTTCTGGTCAGCGGTGAGCATGTTCTGGACAGTTATTACAATAATGACGCAGCCAATGCGGCCTTGAAGATTCCTCGTGCTCAGGGTGGGGTGTGGCACCGTACTGGAGACTGCGGCTACCTGGATGACCGGGGGCAACTGGTGTTGACCGGGAGACTGGGGGATCGCTTGCATTGGGATGGGGTGTGGCTGGATGTTTATCCGGTAGAACGCAGGCTGGATCAGTTGCCGGGTGTCCGGCGTAGTGCGCTGATTCAGGTCGGGCTGCATCACTATGTGTTTCTCGAGGCTGACAATACCGATCGCAAGACGCTTCACCAACAGGTCTCTGCAGCCCTTGTGGACATGGCCTGCCCGCCGATGACTCTGATCTGGCTGGACACCATGCCGGTGGATGGCAGGCACAACAGCAAGATTGACCGACCGCTGTTGCGTGAGCGTGCTGCGCGCTACCGATTCCGTCTGCGGCGCAGGTTTTTGCCGGTTGCGGGTGCCCACGAAAAGAGGCTGCTGCCATGA
- a CDS encoding phosphotransferase yields the protein MNSRAQAAVLVTPKATHTRETDISLRLSMDGQSLVAALISVDKHQLVVSVESTLIDSRHAACACDVEMDGQRFTIPVLEMSPGASTKGGMQFVMQPGDCEESRARLWQFARLVHTQTVLGEPCQTDPQALPKIPGRGLYSEEARQERLAFAREVTGASLQGIAETSFNPRKLVSNIEGLIGSVEIPLGIAGPLYVTGKHASGYYYAPLATSEGALVASATRGATAMSRSGGVRARVLEQRMLRVPMFQLQDLSQALFFADWIADHSEEIADQTARYSNYARLRQVRPQVIGRAVHVHFVYETGDAAGQNMTTTCTWQACQWIMSHMQQHHGLQFENFLVESNLSNDKKVTYQSFLNGRGIRVLAETVITARDCEQVLKVTPQQLVRAFHNLQSGGIAAGMVGSNINVANIVAAMFTATGQDIACVHESAIAHLNMEVTDQGDLYATMTLPSLVIGTVGGGTNLPQQREALELMQCAGPGNAHKLAEIIASFCLALDLSTLSAIACDQFARAHEKLGRNRPVDWLRSGELDTAFFNRHVMRDGEAAFLECQPLPSNNNGSSIITELTSHRINKFIGLHGFRLTDENKRSLDVMTKIKPLDGEVLLMLNSMAAMCDARLAQEFNKKKEDLGFTGCHRRELQVMSQTDPRFTRHAPAVHGTLEDAEREIYLIIQEKLQQLELMDSADDISGWGQGHIEAAIRGIAEVHSIWFGKEDELLAQGWDIDVPDAEGMEDKLRLWELLGAHAREEFPEWFSDRDMELFRARVRSIGDWWKQIETLPRTLIHNDFNPRNLGFRRDADGALTLCAYDWELATLQLPQHDLAELLAFTLQDPTREQVDHYVELHRTHLQAASGQSIDPEQWRLGYRLSLNDLTVNRLPLYLMAHTFRDYKFMPRVAGTFRSLLQLEGFGV from the coding sequence ATGAATTCCAGAGCACAAGCCGCCGTCCTCGTGACACCCAAGGCAACACACACCCGCGAAACCGACATTTCCCTCAGGCTATCGATGGACGGGCAGTCCCTGGTGGCGGCACTCATCAGCGTCGACAAACATCAACTGGTCGTCAGTGTTGAGAGTACATTGATTGACAGTCGTCACGCCGCCTGTGCCTGTGATGTAGAGATGGATGGGCAGCGATTCACTATCCCGGTACTGGAAATGTCTCCAGGGGCAAGCACGAAGGGCGGAATGCAGTTCGTGATGCAGCCGGGTGACTGTGAAGAAAGCCGGGCGAGACTTTGGCAGTTTGCCCGTCTTGTCCATACCCAGACGGTATTGGGGGAGCCCTGCCAAACCGACCCGCAAGCGTTGCCCAAAATACCTGGCCGCGGCCTGTACAGTGAAGAGGCACGTCAGGAGCGTCTGGCTTTCGCCCGTGAAGTGACCGGCGCCAGTCTGCAAGGTATTGCCGAAACCTCTTTCAATCCACGCAAATTGGTCAGCAACATCGAAGGGCTGATTGGCTCTGTGGAAATTCCGTTGGGCATTGCCGGGCCGTTGTATGTCACCGGGAAGCATGCCAGTGGGTACTACTATGCCCCGTTGGCTACCTCCGAAGGCGCGCTGGTGGCATCGGCGACGAGAGGTGCAACGGCCATGTCACGAAGTGGCGGTGTGCGTGCCCGCGTACTGGAGCAACGCATGCTGCGTGTGCCCATGTTTCAGCTTCAGGATTTGTCCCAGGCGCTGTTTTTCGCCGACTGGATCGCTGATCACAGCGAAGAAATTGCGGATCAGACGGCGCGATACTCCAACTATGCCCGGCTTCGTCAGGTTCGCCCGCAGGTCATTGGCCGCGCCGTGCATGTCCACTTTGTGTATGAAACGGGGGATGCGGCGGGACAGAACATGACCACCACCTGCACATGGCAGGCTTGCCAGTGGATCATGAGTCACATGCAGCAGCACCATGGCCTGCAGTTCGAGAATTTTCTGGTTGAATCAAACCTGTCCAACGACAAGAAGGTGACCTATCAGTCGTTCCTCAATGGGCGAGGAATTCGCGTTCTTGCGGAAACGGTGATTACGGCCAGGGATTGCGAGCAGGTGCTGAAAGTCACCCCGCAGCAACTGGTGCGGGCGTTTCATAATCTTCAGTCGGGCGGTATTGCTGCGGGCATGGTCGGCAGCAATATCAATGTGGCGAATATTGTCGCGGCCATGTTCACCGCTACAGGCCAGGATATTGCCTGTGTGCATGAATCCGCGATTGCTCACCTGAACATGGAAGTGACCGATCAGGGAGACCTTTATGCCACGATGACCCTGCCAAGCCTGGTGATTGGTACGGTCGGGGGTGGCACCAACCTGCCCCAGCAGCGTGAAGCGCTGGAATTGATGCAGTGTGCCGGTCCTGGTAATGCCCACAAACTGGCGGAAATTATTGCGTCGTTCTGTCTGGCGCTGGATCTGTCCACGTTATCGGCCATTGCCTGTGACCAGTTTGCCCGGGCGCATGAAAAACTGGGCAGAAACCGGCCAGTGGACTGGCTGCGCTCCGGTGAGCTGGACACCGCATTCTTTAACCGTCACGTGATGCGCGATGGCGAAGCCGCTTTCCTTGAATGTCAGCCGTTGCCCAGTAATAACAACGGCTCGTCGATCATTACGGAATTGACCTCGCATCGCATCAACAAGTTTATTGGCTTGCATGGTTTTCGACTCACGGATGAAAACAAGCGATCCCTCGACGTGATGACCAAGATCAAGCCCCTGGATGGTGAAGTGCTGTTGATGCTCAACAGCATGGCGGCGATGTGCGATGCCCGTCTGGCGCAAGAGTTCAACAAGAAGAAAGAGGATCTCGGGTTTACGGGGTGTCACCGCCGCGAACTGCAGGTGATGAGTCAGACGGACCCGCGCTTTACCCGTCATGCACCTGCAGTGCACGGCACGTTGGAGGATGCGGAACGGGAAATTTATCTGATCATTCAGGAAAAGCTTCAGCAGCTTGAGTTGATGGACAGCGCCGATGACATTTCTGGCTGGGGACAGGGGCATATTGAGGCGGCGATTCGCGGGATCGCTGAAGTTCACAGTATCTGGTTTGGCAAGGAAGACGAGTTGCTGGCCCAGGGTTGGGACATCGACGTGCCGGATGCCGAAGGCATGGAGGACAAGTTGCGACTCTGGGAACTGCTGGGCGCGCATGCCCGGGAAGAATTTCCGGAATGGTTCAGTGACCGTGACATGGAGCTGTTCCGTGCACGGGTGCGGAGTATCGGCGATTGGTGGAAGCAGATTGAGACGCTGCCCCGAACACTGATCCACAACGACTTTAATCCGCGCAATCTAGGCTTTCGACGTGATGCCGACGGTGCGCTTACCCTTTGTGCCTATGACTGGGAGCTGGCAACGCTGCAGTTGCCCCAGCACGACCTGGCTGAACTGTTGGCCTTTACGCTGCAAGACCCCACGCGTGAGCAGGTTGACCATTATGTGGAGTTGCATCGTACTCACCTGCAGGCCGCAAGCGGGCAGAGCATCGACCCGGAGCAATGGCGCCTTGGTTACCGGTTGTCCCTCAATGATCTGACGGTGAACCGTCTGCCGCTTTATCTGATGGCGCATACCTTCCGTGATTACAAGTTTATGCCCAGGGTAGCCGGAACCTTCCGTTCACTGCTGCAGTTGGAGGGGTTTGGCGTATGA
- a CDS encoding efflux RND transporter permease subunit has translation MNLAPVWEFVTQRYRLTTFLSMMVLILVAAGAARLTFTPDFRTYFSDDNPQLQSFEALEDAFNKRDNVSLILSPVNGDIYDPRFLALVVELTELAWQTPYSRRVDSLSNHQHLQATVEGLSASDLIDEGVLADEQALRAVRDYASEEETLLHSIVSPDGKATAINVTLTLPADNVKATGEVVTWLREQLAPIQEANKDKATIQLFGSAVINLALEEAVAGDLALLIPVSTLLMYVLLVILLRSWTGMLITMSVITLSIVAVFGLAGWAGGALTPVAGIIPNMVMIIAVADCVHLLVSFYHYLSEGQERREAVVSALRINFKPMLITSVTTAIGLLCLNFSEAPPYRALGNMAASGALIAFLLTITLAPALMCWLPPGRKSSQGHGSARLYPVMQKLADMIIARRYLTLAISAAVVVVCASLISQNKMYERWYVYYDDSFAVRKAMEFSDEHLSGINFIQYRIDGVGPGTINDPEYLQQLDQLVAWIETQPGVTNVDSIVPSLRRVHRLLNTGSEDDSRLPESRERAAQNLLLYEMSLPFGLGTDEYLNIDRSAARIGVFVHKTDSRTLLALDETIRRWAEGNTPVLSLSEGTGLDMVFAHISDRNMISLLQGTAIALVLISLLLAPVVRSWRIGVVSLVPNLVPALVAYGIWGITVGYVDLGLSVVACMSLGLVVDDTIHFLSKYVLARRELGKSPEDAIRYAFGTVGTAMLVTTVVLAAGFAILVLSPFSPTWGMGGLLSLTIVAALVFDFLLVPPLLLLVDRDR, from the coding sequence TTGAATCTCGCCCCCGTCTGGGAGTTTGTTACCCAGCGTTATCGCCTCACGACTTTTCTCAGCATGATGGTGCTCATCCTTGTCGCGGCGGGCGCCGCGAGATTGACGTTCACCCCTGATTTCAGAACGTATTTCAGCGACGACAATCCGCAGCTGCAAAGCTTTGAAGCGCTGGAAGACGCCTTCAACAAGCGTGATAACGTCAGCCTCATCCTGTCGCCAGTGAATGGCGATATCTATGATCCCCGGTTTCTTGCTCTGGTGGTCGAGTTGACGGAGCTTGCCTGGCAGACGCCTTACTCAAGGCGGGTGGATTCGTTAAGTAATCATCAGCACCTGCAAGCAACCGTTGAGGGGCTGAGTGCCAGTGACCTGATCGATGAAGGTGTCCTTGCCGACGAGCAAGCGCTGAGAGCGGTGCGTGATTACGCCAGCGAGGAAGAAACCTTACTGCACAGCATCGTCAGTCCCGACGGGAAAGCCACTGCGATCAACGTGACCTTAACGTTGCCAGCGGACAACGTGAAAGCCACCGGCGAGGTGGTGACGTGGTTAAGGGAACAGTTGGCGCCGATTCAGGAGGCCAACAAGGACAAGGCCACTATCCAGCTGTTCGGCAGTGCGGTGATTAACCTGGCCCTGGAAGAAGCCGTTGCTGGCGATCTCGCTCTTTTGATTCCCGTCAGCACTTTGCTGATGTATGTGCTGCTCGTGATCCTGCTGCGTAGCTGGACTGGCATGCTCATCACCATGAGTGTCATCACCCTTTCGATTGTGGCGGTTTTCGGCCTGGCGGGCTGGGCGGGGGGCGCACTCACGCCGGTGGCGGGCATTATTCCCAATATGGTGATGATCATCGCGGTGGCGGACTGTGTCCATTTGCTGGTGAGTTTTTATCACTATCTGAGTGAAGGGCAGGAGCGACGCGAGGCGGTGGTTAGCGCGTTGCGGATTAACTTCAAACCCATGCTGATCACCTCGGTCACCACCGCCATTGGCTTGCTGTGCCTGAATTTCAGTGAGGCACCGCCTTACCGGGCACTCGGCAACATGGCGGCGAGTGGTGCCCTGATTGCCTTCCTGCTCACGATCACTCTTGCCCCTGCGCTGATGTGCTGGCTGCCGCCTGGGCGCAAGAGCAGTCAGGGGCACGGCAGCGCCCGGCTGTACCCGGTGATGCAAAAGCTCGCGGATATGATCATTGCCCGGCGTTACCTCACCCTGGCCATCAGTGCTGCGGTGGTGGTGGTGTGCGCCAGCCTGATTTCGCAGAACAAGATGTATGAACGCTGGTATGTCTACTACGACGACTCGTTTGCTGTTCGCAAGGCCATGGAGTTCAGTGACGAACATTTGTCCGGTATCAACTTCATTCAGTACCGGATTGATGGGGTGGGCCCCGGCACCATCAATGATCCCGAGTATTTGCAGCAGCTCGATCAGCTGGTTGCCTGGATAGAGACGCAGCCCGGCGTCACCAACGTGGACAGTATTGTTCCGTCGCTACGCCGGGTGCACCGGTTGCTCAATACCGGTAGCGAGGACGACAGTCGTCTACCCGAAAGCAGAGAGCGTGCTGCGCAGAATCTGTTGCTCTATGAAATGTCGCTGCCCTTCGGGCTCGGCACGGATGAGTATTTGAATATTGACCGCTCGGCGGCGCGTATCGGGGTGTTTGTCCATAAAACCGATTCCCGCACCTTGCTGGCCCTGGACGAGACTATTCGTCGCTGGGCCGAGGGCAATACGCCGGTCTTGTCGCTCTCCGAAGGGACGGGGCTGGACATGGTGTTCGCCCATATCTCCGATCGCAACATGATCAGTCTGCTACAAGGTACCGCAATTGCGTTGGTGCTGATTTCCCTGTTGTTGGCTCCGGTGGTGCGCAGCTGGCGGATCGGCGTGGTATCGCTGGTGCCTAACCTGGTCCCGGCCCTGGTGGCCTATGGCATCTGGGGAATCACAGTGGGTTATGTGGATCTTGGTTTGAGTGTGGTCGCCTGCATGAGTCTCGGCCTGGTGGTGGATGACACCATTCACTTTCTCAGCAAGTACGTCCTTGCACGGCGTGAGTTGGGTAAGTCACCCGAGGATGCCATTCGTTATGCCTTTGGCACAGTGGGTACCGCGATGCTGGTGACGACCGTCGTGCTGGCAGCGGGTTTTGCCATTTTGGTGCTGTCGCCGTTTTCTCCTACCTGGGGAATGGGCGGGTTGTTGTCACTGACGATCGTGGCCGCATTGGTCTTCGATTTTCTTCTCGTGCCTCCACTCTTGCTGCTGGTGGATCGGGATCGATAA